In Corylus avellana chromosome ca2, CavTom2PMs-1.0, the following proteins share a genomic window:
- the LOC132169222 gene encoding disease resistance protein Pik-2-like, with the protein MELIHRNLVQVSFGELDYEIYKKYRIHDLLHEIILSKAQELNLCQVLDADDTTSHGKSQRLSIHDATENVFESSEYSRVRSIFLFNITELPRSFIVKLFKKFKLLKVLDFEDAPIDYLPQEVGNLFHLKHLSLRRTKVKILPKSVGALHNLKTLNVLETLVGELPIEIFRLYKLRQILAHSHDFEIESSLYSERGVKVHEGVGCLKELQELSMIEANHHGVGLFEELEKLSQLRLLGISNMTAERGRVLCTSIQKMVLLNILVVGSISEDEIIDLESISSPPPFLKHIYLRGRLNKLPNWILELQNLPDGGEDYWKVKKVTTIRLRYRIKGEQYQIYKLGDLDLLERLQGVNKTCIGL; encoded by the exons atggAGCTCATCCACAGAAACTTGGTTCAAGTTTCATTTGGGGAGCTTGATTATGAGATATACAAAAAGTACAGAATTCATGATCTACTACATGAAATCATCCTATCAAAGGCTCAAGAGTTGAATTTGTGTCAAGTTCTTGATGCAGATGACACAACTTCTCATGGAAAAAGTCAACGCCTATCAATCCACGATGCTacagaaaatgtttttgagTCGAGTGAGTACTCTCGAGTTCGCTCgatttttctcttcaacattACTGAATTGCCCAGGTCTTTCATAGTTAAATTGTTTAAAAAGTTCAAGCTTTTGAAAGTATTGGATTTTGAAGACGCTCCAATTGATTATCTTCCTCAAGAAGTGGGTAATTTATTCCACTTGAAGCACTTAAGTTTGAGGAGAACAAAAGTGAAGATACTTCCAAAGTCAGTGGGTGCACTACATAATCTGAAGACACTAAATGTCTTGGAAACCTTAGTGGGTGAGCTTCCAATTGAGATATTTAGGCTTTATAAGCTAAGACAGATTCTGGCTCATTCTCATGACTTCGAAATTGAAAGTAGCCTTTATTCGGAGCGAGGAGTAAAAGTACATGAAGGGGTTGGATGTTTAAAGGAATTGCAGGAACTATCAATGATTGAGGCAAATCATCATGGGGTTGGTTTATTTGAAGAGCTCGAAAAGTTGAGTCAGTTGAGATTGTTGGGCATTTCAAATATGACTGCAGAACGTGGGAGGGTCCTATGTACCTCCATACAAAAAATGGTCCTCCTTAACATTTTGGTTGTAGGCTCAATTAGTGAAGATGAGATTATAGACTTAGAATCAATTTCTTCCCCACCTCCATTTCTAAAGCATATCTATCTAAGAGGGCGATTGAACAAGTTGCCGAACTGGATTCTTGAGCTTCAAAATCTG CCTGATGGAGGCGAAGATTATTGGAAAGTCAAGAAGGTAACTACTATCCGTCTCAGGTATAGGATTAAAGGAGAACaatatcaaatatacaagcTTGGTGACTTGGACTTATTGGAGCGTCTGCAAGG GGTTAATAAGACTTGCATTGGCCTGTGA
- the LOC132169223 gene encoding disease resistance protein RPM1-like, whose translation MTETVVALVINQLVQFIVHESKLLKGVHREVVDIRDELESIQCLLKDANKGDLQDDVKMWVKQVREVAYHIEDVIDEYVLHVAQRHRHQQSFIAFLHIIGRILKKLKPQHDIATKIQDIKLSVREIKERSERYGFSSSEQGSSSSATNVIGHDPRVGSLFIEEDEVVGIESTRDELISWLVGGEFKRSVISVVGMGGIGKTILVRKVYETESVKRHFDCHVWITVSQSYNIQKILMSIANQIYHEEIIALRQIDMTDEITLISQLKKCLQQKRYVVVFDDVWKTEFWEIVKHSLPCSDKGSRIIITTRSDLIGVSCKESLTDMVHKVQPLSQEKAWELFCRKAFQTEFQRCCPNELMRLSIEIVKKCEGLPLAIVAIGGLLSTKEKVPLEWKKLLDSLSYELECNPHLTSVTTILSLSCYDLPCYLKSCYLYFGIFPEDYSINGARLVWLWVAEGFITRKKGKPLEDVAEEFLMV comes from the coding sequence ATGACAGAAACCGTTGTGGCCCTTGTCATCAATCAGCTGGTTCAATTCATCGTCCACGAATCAAAACTGCTAAAGGGTGTCCATCGGGAAGTTGTGGACATTAGAGATGAACTGGAAAGCATCCAATGTTTACTCAAAGATGCAAATAAAGGAGACCTCCAAGATGACGTCAAAATGTGGGTGAAACAAGTGAGAGAGGTAGCCTATCATATAGAAGATGTAATAGATGAATACGTTCTTCACGTGGCACAACGTCATCGTCATCAGCAAAGTTTTATTGCTTTCCTCCATATAATTGGCCGTATATTGAAGAAACTAAAACCACAACACGACATAGCTACCAAGATTCAAGATATCAAATTGTCAGTTCGTGAAATCAAGGAACGAAGTGAAAGATATGGTTTTAGTTCCTCAGAGCAAGGATCAAGTAGCAGTGCAACAAATGTTATAGGGCATGACCCTCGAGTGGGCTCACTTTTCATTGAGGAAGATGAAGTTGTGGGCATTGAGTCTACAAGGGATGAACTCATAAGCTGGTTGGTGGGGGGAGAATTTAAACGCTCTGTGATTTCAGTGGTAGGCATGGgcggaattggtaagacaatTCTTGTTAGGAAAGTATACGAGACTGAATCAGTGAAAAGACATTTTGACTGCCATGTTTGGATCACAGTGTCTCAGTCATACAATATCCAAAAGATACTCATGTCCATTGCAAATCAAATCTACCACGAAGAAATAATAGCTCTAAGGCAAATAGACATGACAGACGAGATCACACTAATTAGCCAGCTGAAGAAATGTTTACAACAAAAGAGGTATGTTGTTGTTTTTGATGATGTATGGAAGACAGAGTTCTGGGAAATTGTGAAACATTCTTTGCCATGCAGCGACAAAGGCAGTAGGATTATCATCACAACACGCAGTGATCTCATCGGTGTTTCATGTAAAGAATCTTTAACTGATATGGTACACAAGGTACAACCTCTGTCTCAAGAAAAGGCTTGGGAATTGTTTTGCAGAAAGGCATTCCAAACCGAGTTTCAGAGATGTTGTCCCAATGAGTTGATGAGACTGTCGATAGAAATTGTCAAAAAATGTGAAGGCTTGCCACTTGCAATTGTTGCCATAGGTGGTCTTCTGTCAACTAAGGAGAAGGTGCCATTAGAATGGAAAAAGTTGCTTGATAGCCTCAGTTATGAGCTAGAATGCAATCCCCACCTTACAAGTGTCAcaacaattctctctcttagTTGTTATGATCTTCCATGCTACCTAAAGTCTTGCTACTTGTACTTTGGTATTTTTCCAGAGGACTACTCAATCAATGGTGCAAGATTAGTTTGGCTATGGGTTGCTGAGGGATTCATTACAAGAAAGAAGGGAAAACCATTGGAAGATGTAGCGGAAGAATTTTTAATggtgtaa